The genomic DNA ttattgaggaaaagaaaacatattcCAACTCTTCAAACCACACATCATCGGCACAACAGCAATCAAACGGGAGTGATTGGAACTACGAGgtgtaggaagaaaaagggccgggggggaaaagggataaaatggataaaatgaaataaaactacaACGTTTGTCCACTGTGAAGCTTGTGGTTAGCCATGGAATTCTGTCCATTCTTCAGGGACACTCTGCAAAATAACCAGAGCCCCGTTATTTGGGATTGAGGTAGGAGagatcccagctccagagccaaAGCCACCGGTGGCACACGGTGCTGCCCGGGCAATCCGGGCACAAAGGCAGCCTTGGGGGGACGTGTCCTCAGCGCCAGGccaccctctgctcccctccccacagggaaagaaacagaaacagcaaaaaaaaaaaccaacccaaacccagTCAGGAAATGACGGAAGTGAAATGAGAGGGGGCAGAGAAACCAGCAGAGCACGGGCACAGCGCTGAGCCACGGCGGGCACAGAGTTCGTTAAGGCTCGGAGGTTTGAAGCCTAATTAAGAGTAATTCTGGCACCCACAGAGGCAGATGCCTGAGGAAAACCCCTCTCCAAAGCAGCAGGGATATTTGTTCTCGGTTACATCCCTCTTCCTCTTGAACTTTCCTAGAATTCGGGTCCAAAGTCCCAAATTGCCTGGAAAAGCCACTCAggggggctgagctgggcttgcttgagagggaagaggggaaaaactcCCCTCTACTCACCCTCAACTGAAAATTTGGGAATAAAGACTCGAGAACAAGTGAAAACATGAGCAGAGTGAGCacaaagggagggagagggtgTTTGACAGGGATTCAAACCAGCCAGAGGCCAAGAATCACCCCAACTGCTCTCTGTGCTCGTCATGCCTCGAGGTCATCAGGAAAAATCAGTTTAGCACCAGTAAAGATTCAAAGGAATCAATCAGGAAACAGTCAATTAGCAGCACATTTCCAGAGGTGAGACACAGCTGGAGAAGTCACTTCATTCCACCCCCGTGGTTTTCCAGGTGGAATTTAAATAAGGAGAAAATTTGGATCCTTTGGGGTTTGGAACGGGAGTTCAAAAGGGAGAATTCTgctttttgggggaaaaaacttaattttcaggTTGGATGGTGAGTCTGAGCCAGTGTGAGCTTCGTTCCCTTCCCGTCAGCaccgggcagggacagctcttgtaggggaaaaaaactcttCCAGGGAAGATGGGACAAAGGGCCTGGCCCCAGCTGTGGGGTcgggagggaatttgggggttcTGGGGGACTTTTGTGCAAGGTGCTCActgccacagggatgggaaacTCTCACACCAAcaccctgcctgctcctgccgcCCTCCTGCACccttccagctgtgccagcccctcaGCCCTTCATCCAGCCACATCTGGCCACAAGTTGGACCCCCTGGAGCCTCATCCCTTCTATTCAGCCACATCTGGCCACAGGTTGGACCCCCTGGAGCCCCATCCTTTCCCTCCAGCCACATCTGGCCAGAGGTTGGACTCCCCGGagccccatcccttccctccagagGATGAACCCCCTGGAGCCCCATCCCTTCTATTCAGCCACATCTGGCCAGAGGATGAACACCCTGGAGCCTCATTCCTTCTATTCAGCCACATCTGGCCAGAGGTTGGACCCCCTGGAGCCCCATCCCTTCTATTCAGCCACATCTGGCCACAGGTTGGACTCTCTGGAGCCCCATCCCTTCTATTCAGCCACATCTGGTCAGAGGTTGGACCCCCTGGAGCCCCATCCCTTCTATTCAGCCACATCTGGCCAGAGGTTGGACCCCCTGGAGCCCCATCCCTTCTATTCAGCCACATCTGGTCAGAGGTTGGACCCCCTGGAGCCCCATCCCTTCTATTCAGCCACATCTGGCCAGAGGCTGGACTCCCTGGAGCCCCATCCCTTCTATTCAGCCACATCTGGCCAGAGGCTGGACTCCCTGGagctccatcccttccctccagagGATGAACCCCCTGGAGCCCTCCCTCTGCACTCCCTGGTGCCCCTGAGCTGCCCTCAGGGGACGtctgaagcaaaaaaatcccatgtaCAGAACTTTTTAAACCTTCTAATAAAAGCAAATCAAGCTGGCACGAAAAGAGGAATAAACTGCAACTCttgagggaggggtggggagaaaaaatataaagcaacaaaaaccaaactTACTTCAATTTAATGCTTCACTACCCAACACTCCAAAGCACTCTACGTTCTTACATCCAATGTCCAGTACAGACAACACTACAAGGAAAATTAATGGTTTACGTTTGGGGGCTGGAATGGAGGCGCTGCTCCTcgctctgctgcagcctggcagggacaggctggcagggacaggctggcagggacaggctggCACCAGCGTGGGACATGCTGGGACCGTCCCAGCTCCCTGACCCAAAGGGTTTGGACAAAGCTGTGGGGCCTCAGGACAAGGTGATGCTGCCCCAACGTGCTCCAAAAAAAAATGCTCGTTTTTGAGGGAAATGGGAATTAACTCCATCAAAAATGCTGGCTGTGGGTGGCTGGCAGCAAAAATCCGGAGTGCCAAGGGACTCTCGGGGCAGGGAATGCacagcccaggtgcaggacctgcATTTTCCAGCTTGGCCAAACGAGGCAAGGAGGACAAAGCCAAAGCAAGCTGGATGCAACTttcctgggaaagcagaagagaggggGATAAAGGATGTGGCTGTGGGAGCgtgtccctgcagtgccacgGTGACCCTCACTCCAACACAAAGCTGCCTCCACTCAGGAGTTGATCTGCCCTAAAAAAGGACTTACGAGATTCTTCCGAAGGGAGCGAAGGCTGCTTTGATGTCTTCAGTTGTGATTTCGGGGCTGAGGTCTCCGACAAAGACGTGGAAATGGTCTTtgggggaagaagagaaaggaggattCAGTGGTTGAAGTGAAGAAATGAAGTGTTTTACTCTGAGCAGAGCAAAGAAACTCTCCTACAAAGCCCTTTATTAAAACTCCAGCTGCTATTCAAAATACCTTgttaaaaagcacaaaaataccTATTAGACACCACAAAAACCCATCCTGGATGCTACAGGAAGAGCAGAGTTCACTGTGGAACAGaattcctgctgttcctgacaGCCCCTGCGCTTGGCAGTGCCACAAGCCCGTGATTTGAAGGACACACATTTGGATCTCGAATTTTACAATCTGCTTTTAAGGCCTGCCAGCATTTACTGCACAAATCTGAGATTATTTACACTTGCTGTGCCCAGTCCCCAGGAAAATCTCTCTGTCTCCCTGGGCCAGCATTAAGCTGTGATGTGGAATCCTGCAAtggtggggtgggaagggatttaaacccatccagtgccacccctgccatgggcagggacacctcccactgtcccagggtgctccagcctggcctgggacactgccagggatggggcagctgcagTGAGCCAGGACTGAAGGTGTCAGGATGGAAAGAGGGATCCCTTCCTGATGAAAACAGGCACAAAAGGCCTGAATCCGAGGAGTTTTCCATCCCAGTCCTACAGTGTGTGGCACAGATtgagctgtgccacagcaggcACCAACCTCTCCACTCTGCTCGGGCACTGACAGGGTTTAGCCCCATCAGCCTGAAATCCCAAgattttctgcacagaaatagTTGGGAGTGATGGAAGCTGTTTTGGAAGGAGCCTGGATGCTgccaaggagcagcagccctgctgggagatGCTGAATGTGCCTCAAAAGCACAGAACGAGCCTTTGGGGTTTAAACCACAACTGCCCCGGTACCAAACAGCCACGGATTTGCACCAACCCAAAACTCTGGACACCAAATCCCTTCCTGATGCTACAGGGAAATGAAAGGGAAGTctttccataaaaaaataaatggaaaacaaaccaaaaccccccaaacttaGCTTCAGGGACCACCCTGGAGATCCACCATTTGATGTTGAAGAAGAAACAATTAATTACCTTGTGAACACTGTGCGAACCTGATGGCAAAGATCAGATTTGCCCTGAAGTTTAATTAACACAAACACAATAAATAATTAGGATTCCAATCAAAACCACCGTGTGGTGCATTTCTGTTTAAGAACTTGCACAGCTCGGGGCACAGGTGACATTGAGCCAAGGTTTTAAAAGGTTGAAATTTTAGCTAAGAGAAGAAATTGGCATTAATTAAGACACaaagtagaaaaacaaaagataagTTAATGACTATTAGATGCCTAAGCTAGAGCCAAGTGATGTATTATTTGCCatgatatttttaagttttgtttctAGAAGGAAACAGAATGAATGAACTCTCATCCAAACAAACTGCAACCAACAGAACCAAGAACAGCACCCGGGGCTCGTAACAATTAATCAAAAGTAGGAGATCTTGGGCTGTGCCAAGAGGTCATGAAGGCAAGGAGATAAAAAGGTCACGGTGAGGAAGACGTTCCTGACTTCATCCTTCAGGAGCAGTGACCCAATTTGAGAGAGAAACTGAGGTAACGACCTCATTTGCATATAAAGGGAGGTGCCGGGGCCACACAAACCTGGAGTGAGTAACAACCAGAGAACAGAGAACCTGGCACTTGGCTGGCATGTCCCATGCTGCTGCCATGCCACCTGCCAGTGCCTGGATAAACACCCCACTGCCAAACTTTAATTAGAGGGGCTTTTGTCCGTGGATATTGGATTAACCAATCAACACTTACTGCTGGTGTCTTTCTTCTGGCTGCTGGGGGTGGTGGCCCAGTTCACTTTGACCTCCTGCAAATGGGAATGACACATCAGGTTTGGTAAATCCCAAAAAGGTCAGACACATCCAGTGCTTAATTCTGGCTTTACAGGGCCCCCCCAGGTGCAAGGCTGGGGTTAAAACTCAAGTTTAAGATGTTTTTCTAGGGAGAGGGTTTGTTCTTAAATtaccaggggctggggggtgttcacctggagaagggagggatccagagagagctcagaaccccttgcagggcctaaaggggctccaggagagctggagaggaactggggacaaggcatggagggacaggacacagggaacggCTTCCAAATGTCTTTGGGGTGAGCGCGAAGAGGATGGGGACAGACCCTTatcagtggtgcccagtgacagggtAAGGGGCAAGGACTGAAACATGGGAAGTTCCACCTCAAtatgaggaaaacaagaaggaaaatatgagggaaaactttcctttgaggcctggaagaggctgtggcatctccttccctgcagacaccaaaaCCCTGCCTGGACACGACCCTGTGCACCCTGCTCTGAATGGACTTCAGGACGGGATCATCTCCggaggtgccttccaaccccaCCCACTCTGGAATTCTGAGATTTTTCTCCAAGTTccacatccccagctccctctgaaCTCCTCCCAGGACCCTGAGCTCCTGCTCCCGACACTCTGAACCCCTCCTGACACTCCGAACCTCTCCCGACACCCCGAACTCCTCCTCCCGACACTCCGAACTCCTCCTCCCGACACTCTGAACCCCTCCTGACACTCCGAACCTCTCCCGACACTCCGAACTCCTCCTCCCGGCACTCCGAACTCCTCCTCCCGGCACTCCGAACTCCTCCTCCCGACACTCCGAACTCCTCCTCCCGACACTCCGAACCTCTCCCGACACTCCGAACTCCTCCTCCCGACACTCCGAACTCCTCCTCCCGGCACTCCGAACTCCTCCTCCCGACACTCCGAACTCCTCCTCCCGGCACTCCGAACTCCTCCTCCCGACACTCCGAACCTCTCCCGACACTCCGAACTCCTCCTCCCGACACTCTGAACTCCTCCTCCCGGCACTCCGAACCCCTCCTCCCGACACTCTGAACTCCTCCTCCCGACACTCCGAACTCCTCCTCCCGACACTCTGAACTCCTCCTCCCGGCACTCCGAACCCCTCCTCCCGACACTCCGAACTCCTCCTCCCGACACTCCGAACTCCTCCTCCCGACACTCCGAACTCCTCCTCCCGGCACTCCGAACTCCTCCTCCCGACACTCCGAACCTCTCCCGACACCCCGAACTCCTCCTCCCGACACTCCGAACTCCTCCTCCCGACACTCCGAACTCCTCCTCCCGACACTCCGAACTCCTCCTCCCGGCACTCCGAACTCCTCCTCCCGGCACTCCGAACTCCTCCTCCCGGCACTCCGAACTCCTCCTCCCGGCACTCCGAACTCCTCCTCCCGGCACTCCGAACTCCTCCTCCCGGCACTCCGAACTCCTCCTCCCGGCACTCCGAACCCCTCCTCCCGACACTCCGAACTCCTCCTCCCGACACTCCGAACTCCTCCTCCCGGCACTCCGAACTCCTCCTCCCGACACTCCGAACCTCTCCCGACACTCCGAACTCCTCCTCCCGACACTCTGAACTCCTCCTCCCGGCACTCCGAACTCCTCCTCCCGACACTCTGAACTCCTCCTCCCGACACTCCGAACTCCTCCTCCCGGCACTCCGAACTCCTCCTCCCGACACTCCGAACCTCTCCCGACACCCCGAACTCCTCCTCCCGACACTCCGAACTCCTCCTCCCGACACTCCGAACTCCTCCTCCCGACACTCCGAACTCCTCCTCCCGACACTCCGAACCTCTCCCGACACTCCGAACTCCTCCTCCCGACACTCCGAACTCCTCCTCCCGACACTCCGAACTCCTCCTCCCGGCACTCCGAACTCCTCCTCCCGGCACTCCGAACTCCTCCTCCCGGCACTCCGAACTCCTCCTCCCGGCACTCCGAACTCCTCCTCCCGGCACTCCGAACTCCTCCTCCCGGCACTCCGAACTCCTCCTCCCGGCACTCCGAACCCCTCCTCCCGACACTCCGAACCTCTCCCGACACCCCGAACTCCTCCTCCCGACACTCCGAACTCCTCCTCCCGACACTCCGAACTCCTCCTCCCGACACTCCGAACTCCTCCTCCCGACACTCCGAACCTCTCCCGGCACTCCGAACTCCTCCTCCCGGCACTCCGAACTCCTCCTCCCGGCACTCCGAACTCCTCCTCCCAGCACTCCGAACCTCTCCCGGCACTCTGAACTCCTCCTCCCAGTCAGGTCCCATCAAGATCTCCACCCCAAACGAAGAGTCCCCATCGCTCCCAGCGGGATGTGCCCCTGGAATGCCCGCAGGGCCCCTGGCCCAGCCCGTGTGGCAGCCCAAACTCACCCCGGGCCATGGCAGCTTACCTTACCCATTATCTTCCTGCCGTTCATGGCGGCCAGCGCGGCGGCCGCGTGCCGGTGCTCGTAGAACTCCACGAAGCAGTAGGGATCATTCCCAGCTGTCTGAGACAGGAAACGAGCCCGGGATTAGGGATACAAACCCGGactctggctgctctgctctgcctctgacTGCTGGCACCGCCACAGCCCCGTGTGGACAGGTTTTCTGACTCTACAGGGAGAGTTTTCTTACTCTTACTCTACTACCAATGCTCCCAGAGGTTTCAATTCTGCTTTAGAAAGGTAAAGTTATGGTGAAGAATTTGTAAAACCTCATTTACAATCTCCCCATGATTTAATGAATTCATTGTCCCTCTCCATGTCCACCCATCCTTAAATTTACCACCAGGCATGTGGCAGAAATGATGCCAAAAACACCTGACTGCATCTCCAGATTTATTTAAGGTGGCTGTGTGTTTCCAGAGGAATTCCCAGACCCACAAGCAcagcctggagccagcagctcccaggaacaGGGAAATCAGAGGATTCAGGCTCTTACATCCATGATCATCTTGCAGTTCTTGCAGGGCCCGATCTGGCTGAAGAGCTGGAGGATCAGAGCCTCAGTCACGTCCCGGGAGAGGTTCCCCACGTACCTGAGGGTCAAACACAGGGATGGAGATGGATGTTGGACACGCTGGAACCTGGGGAGGGGCCTGGGATAAGGGATGGAGAGataggaaaagggggaatggcttcccagtgctggAGGGCTGGGTGAGATGGGATAATGGGAAGgaatgagggtggggaggggctgggctggaattcccagagcagctgtggctgcccctggatccctggcagtgcccaaggcccagttggagcaccctgggacagggggagatgtccctgcccatggcagggctggcactgggtgggtttaatgtcccttcccacccaaaccattccatgatcccatgACTCCATGAACTCGACCTTCCAAACTGATTTCCCAGTACAGACTCCAGTTCCCATATCCCTACACCCATTCATCTCCCAGTACAGAAACTCCAGTTCCCACATCCCTACACCC from Corvus moneduloides isolate bCorMon1 chromosome 27, bCorMon1.pri, whole genome shotgun sequence includes the following:
- the TIA1 gene encoding nucleolysin TIA-1 isoform X8: MEDEMPKTLYVGNLSRDVTEALILQLFSQIGPCKNCKMIMDTAGNDPYCFVEFYEHRHAAAALAAMNGRKIMGKEVKVNWATTPSSQKKDTSNHFHVFVGDLSPEITTEDIKAAFAPFGRISVSLKNGQNSMANHKLHSGQTL